In Streptomyces sp. SLBN-118, the following are encoded in one genomic region:
- a CDS encoding flavodoxin domain-containing protein, whose translation MTRTVLVAYGSKKGSTAEIAQFIASILRDEGVKADARPAAEVRDIRSYEAVVLGGALRRGRWHRDARRFARRHRRALAGRPLWLFSSGPLGPSALEGDVPAVRGVHQVERRLGALEHITFGGRPADGARGRIARVVLEEDGDDCRDFKRIALWAECIAAYLTAIPRRGRTGPVGAVDRAARPLPRRRSGDRR comes from the coding sequence ATGACTCGCACCGTGCTCGTCGCCTACGGCAGCAAGAAGGGCTCGACGGCGGAGATCGCCCAGTTCATCGCCTCCATCCTGCGCGACGAAGGAGTGAAGGCCGACGCCCGGCCTGCGGCCGAGGTGCGTGACATCCGCTCGTACGAGGCCGTCGTACTCGGAGGCGCGCTGCGCAGGGGACGCTGGCACCGGGATGCACGGCGCTTCGCCCGGCGCCATCGCCGTGCTCTGGCTGGGCGGCCGCTGTGGCTGTTCAGCAGTGGCCCCCTCGGCCCGTCGGCACTGGAAGGGGACGTCCCTGCCGTGCGCGGGGTCCACCAGGTCGAGCGTCGACTGGGAGCGCTGGAGCACATCACGTTCGGCGGACGGCCGGCAGACGGAGCGCGAGGGCGCATCGCCCGGGTGGTCCTTGAGGAGGACGGCGACGACTGCCGCGACTTCAAACGGATCGCCCTGTGGGCCGAATGCATCGCCGCCTACCTGACCGCGATACCGAGGCGGGGCAGAACTGGCCCTGTTGGGGCCGTAGACAGGGCCGCCCGGCCCCTTCCCCGGCGCCGATCGGGTGACAGACGCTGA
- a CDS encoding cyclic nucleotide-binding domain-containing protein, translating to MSTPSPIRMTAVLSPEHRARLLGTTRDVRFPEGTRIFEEGGRADRFWIIQSGTVTLDIKVPGRRPAVIENLGFGELVGWSWLFPPYVWQLGAEAMTPVRAQEFDASTVRMMMDADPAFGSAIGNWVGRVLAHRLHAARIRLLDLYAPHGSGMTL from the coding sequence ATGAGCACCCCCTCCCCCATCCGCATGACAGCCGTTCTGTCCCCCGAGCACCGTGCCCGGCTGCTGGGCACAACCCGCGACGTCAGATTCCCTGAGGGAACCCGCATCTTCGAAGAAGGCGGCCGCGCCGACCGGTTCTGGATCATCCAGTCCGGCACTGTCACTCTCGACATCAAGGTTCCGGGACGGCGCCCGGCGGTGATCGAGAACCTGGGCTTCGGTGAACTCGTGGGCTGGTCCTGGCTGTTCCCTCCGTATGTGTGGCAGCTCGGCGCCGAGGCCATGACGCCCGTACGCGCCCAGGAGTTCGACGCGTCAACGGTGCGGATGATGATGGATGCCGACCCTGCCTTCGGCTCAGCGATCGGAAACTGGGTCGGCAGGGTGCTCGCCCACCGGCTGCATGCCGCCCGTATCCGCCTGCTCGATCTGTACGCGCCGCACGGCAGCGGCATGACTCTGTGA
- a CDS encoding CBS domain-containing protein, protein MPDSPHTVSDVMTHTAVAVGRRATYKEIVELMEQWKVSALPVLEGEGRVIGVVSEADLLPKEEYHLDDPAQADRPLSDMAKARAVSAEELMSSPAVTVHPSATVAEAARIMARRRVKRLPVVDDVGLLEGVVSRSDLLKVFLRPDEAIADEIRRTVIEHLPPPARVEVSVTDGVVTLHGSLRDRALVTLLGRAARAVEGVVDIRLSLNDEAPPPP, encoded by the coding sequence ATGCCCGATTCCCCGCACACAGTGAGCGATGTCATGACGCACACCGCAGTCGCGGTGGGGCGCCGTGCGACCTATAAGGAGATCGTGGAGCTGATGGAGCAGTGGAAGGTCAGTGCCTTGCCGGTGCTGGAGGGCGAGGGCCGTGTGATCGGCGTGGTCTCGGAGGCCGATCTGCTCCCCAAGGAGGAATACCACCTCGACGACCCTGCACAGGCAGACCGGCCGCTGTCAGACATGGCGAAGGCGAGGGCGGTCTCGGCGGAGGAGCTGATGTCGAGCCCGGCCGTCACCGTTCACCCGAGCGCCACGGTCGCCGAGGCCGCACGGATCATGGCGCGCCGTCGGGTCAAGCGCCTGCCCGTGGTCGACGATGTCGGCCTGCTGGAAGGTGTCGTCAGCCGCAGCGACCTGCTGAAGGTGTTCCTCAGGCCGGACGAGGCCATCGCCGACGAGATCCGTCGTACCGTCATCGAGCACCTTCCACCCCCGGCACGAGTGGAAGTCTCCGTCACCGACGGCGTGGTCACCCTCCACGGCAGCCTCCGGGACCGGGCGCTGGTCACCCTGCTTGGCCGGGCCGCCCGCGCGGTCGAAGGCGTCGTGGACATCCGCCTGAGCCTCAACGACGAGGCACCCCCACCGCCCTAG
- a CDS encoding CBS domain-containing protein, whose translation MKHDNVESTMTSEVVKAAYDTPFEEIARLLSQHRISGLPVVDDDEKVIGVISATDLMVHRSGKEDTPGRFNWSSLTSRARVRESKAQARNAGQLMTHPAVTVHAHQSIAHAARIMAEHRIERLPVVDEEDRLVGIVTRRDLLRIFLRPDAEIRREVIDEVLVHALWLPPETVRVDVHDGVVTLTGQLPRRGDVPVALRMTRQIDGVIAVVDELTFSVTDARNGLSEDEFYGDSGRRRTL comes from the coding sequence ATGAAGCACGACAACGTCGAATCCACGATGACGAGTGAAGTCGTCAAGGCCGCCTACGACACCCCCTTCGAGGAGATCGCCCGGCTGCTGTCGCAGCACCGGATCAGCGGCCTTCCCGTTGTCGACGACGACGAGAAGGTCATCGGAGTGATCTCCGCGACCGATCTCATGGTCCACCGGTCCGGAAAGGAAGACACTCCTGGCCGCTTCAACTGGTCCTCACTCACCTCCAGGGCACGCGTCCGGGAGTCCAAGGCACAGGCTCGCAACGCCGGGCAGCTGATGACCCACCCGGCCGTCACCGTCCACGCCCACCAGTCCATCGCCCATGCCGCCCGCATCATGGCCGAACACCGCATCGAACGACTTCCGGTCGTGGACGAGGAGGACCGTCTCGTCGGCATCGTCACGCGACGCGACCTGCTTCGGATCTTCCTGCGGCCCGACGCCGAAATCCGCCGTGAGGTGATCGACGAGGTTCTGGTGCACGCGCTCTGGCTCCCGCCCGAGACTGTCCGTGTTGACGTGCATGACGGCGTCGTGACCCTGACAGGACAGCTGCCACGGCGCGGGGACGTACCCGTCGCGCTGCGGATGACCCGCCAGATCGACGGTGTGATCGCGGTCGTCGACGAGCTGACCTTCAGCGTCACCGACGCGCGCAATGGGCTGTCCGAGGACGAGTTCTACGGCGACAGCGGCCGGAGGCGCACACTGTAA
- a CDS encoding ABC transporter ATP-binding protein, whose protein sequence is MSASLGYMDDHRPLLIASGVQKIYRTGSVAVTALLDLDLVVNPGELVGVMGPSGSGKTTLLNCLSGLDDIDGGRVEVDGHDLFAMSDAARTEHRARTMGFVFQAFNLIPVFSAVENVELPLLLVGTRPREARRRALAMLDRVGLGRRVHHRPSEMSGGEQQRVTIARALAGRPAIVWADEPTGNLDSAMAIQVMDLLCELNQDEGQTIVLVTHDSAIGDRVPRLIRMRDGRLVDDIRQHVPPPGTMPKIPTG, encoded by the coding sequence ATGTCGGCTTCGCTGGGATACATGGACGACCACCGGCCACTTCTCATCGCCTCCGGAGTGCAGAAGATCTACCGGACGGGCTCCGTGGCGGTGACCGCCCTGCTTGACCTGGACCTCGTCGTGAACCCCGGCGAGCTGGTCGGCGTCATGGGCCCGTCAGGGTCCGGGAAGACCACCCTGCTGAACTGCCTGTCCGGCCTGGACGACATTGACGGCGGGCGGGTGGAGGTCGACGGCCACGACCTGTTCGCCATGTCGGACGCCGCGCGCACCGAGCACCGGGCCCGCACGATGGGGTTTGTCTTCCAGGCGTTCAACCTGATTCCGGTCTTCTCCGCGGTGGAGAACGTCGAACTCCCGCTCCTGCTCGTCGGGACCCGGCCACGGGAGGCCCGGCGCCGGGCGCTGGCCATGCTTGACCGGGTCGGCCTCGGCCGCCGGGTCCATCACCGGCCGAGCGAGATGTCGGGCGGAGAACAGCAGCGGGTGACCATCGCACGCGCACTGGCCGGCCGCCCGGCCATCGTGTGGGCGGACGAACCCACCGGCAATCTCGACAGCGCGATGGCCATCCAGGTCATGGACCTGCTGTGCGAGCTGAACCAGGACGAAGGGCAGACGATCGTCCTGGTCACCCACGACAGCGCCATCGGGGACCGCGTCCCCCGGCTGATCCGCATGCGTGACGGACGACTTGTCGACGACATCCGTCAGCACGTCCCCCCTCCCGGCACGATGCCCAAGATCCCCACCGGCTGA